A region from the Arachis ipaensis cultivar K30076 chromosome B01, Araip1.1, whole genome shotgun sequence genome encodes:
- the LOC107613847 gene encoding uncharacterized protein LOC107613847, whose translation MTWAVELFQYDLQYEPRHTIKAQAMADFLVEVTGDPAGHRAHSGSSTFTEHPIKQYEALLGGLTLAREVGATRLEVCSDSQVVTSQINGTYQARDSLLQKYLEKVKELSKQFEEVTIQHVPRERNTRADLLSKLASTKPGTGNRSLIHGLIKEPVVALHLTQSDPSWMDPIIDFLEKARLPSDEKVAKAIRREAAKYAVIQGQLFKRGLSQPLLKCLRPDQTDYVLREVHEGCCGHHIGGKALTRKLVRVRYYWPSMMADSKEFVRRCKRCQENSNLHKAPATELSLLTASRPFLQWGIDLLGPFLVGPGQVKYLIVAIDYYKKWIEAEPLASISSANCRKFMWRQVIERFGIPKAVISDNGTQFADKKFGEFLAGLGIKQKFSSIEHPQTNGQVEAANKVILQDLKKRLDQKKGA comes from the exons ATGACTTGGGCTGTTGAACTTTTCCAATATGACCTACAGTATGAACCCAGGCACACGATCAAAGCTCAGGCCATGGCTGACTTCCTAGTAGAGGTGACAGGGGACCCTGCCGGACACCGAGCACACAGTGGAAGCTCCACGTTCACGGAGCATCCAATCAAAC aatacgaggccctGCTGGGCGGCCTAACTTTAGCAAGAGAGGTCGGAGCTACCAGACTGGAAGTATGTAGCGACTCGCAGGTCGTAACTTCTCAGATCAATGGGACCTACCAGGCTAGAGACTCACTGTTACAGAAGTATCTGGAGAAAGTCAAAGAGTTGAGTAAGCAATTTGAGGAGGTCACGATCCAGCACGTTCCGagggaaaggaacacacgggcagacctcctgtCCAAGCTAGCGAGCACAAAACCAGGAACTGGCAACCGGTCTCTCATTCATGGTTTGATAAAAGAACCAGTAGTGGCTTTACATCTGACCCAGTCAGATCCCTCTTGGATGGACCCGATCATCGACTTCCTAGAAAAGGCCAGGCTCCCCAGTGACGAGAAGGTGGCCAAAGCGATAAGGCGTGAAGCGGCTAAGTATGCGGTCATACAAGGCCAGTTGTTTAAAAGAGGGCTGAGCCAACCGCTGCTGAAGTGCCTACGccccgaccaaacggactatGTCCTCAGAGAAGTCCACGAAGGATGCTGTGGCCACCATATTGGAGGAAAGGCCCTAACCAGAAAGCTCGTCAGAGTCAGATATTACTGGCCCTCTATGATGGCAGATTCCAAAGAATTTGTGAGAAGGTGCAAAAGATGCCAGGAGAATTCCAACCTCCACAAAGCACCAGCGACTGAACTTAGCCTACTGACGGCTTCCCGACCTTTCTTACAATGGGGAATTGATCTCTTAGGACCCTTCCTGGTCGGGCCAGGGCAGGTCAAATACCTGATAGTGGCCATTGATTATTATAAAAAGTGGATAGAGGCCGAGCCGTTGGCTAGCATATCCTCGGCAAATTgcaggaagttcatgtggaggcaggtaaTAGAAAGATTTGGTATCCCGAAAGCCGTTATCTCGGATAACGGGACACAGTTCGCCGATAAAAAATTTGGGGAATTTCTTGCCGGTTTGGGCATAAAGCAAAAGTTCTCGTCAATTGAGCACCCCCAAACCAACGGGCAAGTTGAAGCTGCGAACAAGGTCATCTTGCAGGACCTCAAGAAGCGACTCGACCAAAAAAAGGGAGCGTGA
- the LOC107613856 gene encoding uncharacterized protein LOC107613856 — translation MGATPFYHSILGVRLPKHFDKSIDMRYDGTQDPQEHLTAFEARMNLEGVGDEVRCRAFPVTLAGPAIRWFNVLSQGSITTFVDISRAFLAQFTTRIAKAKHPINLLGVTQRTGEPTRKYLNRFNDKCLKIDGLTDLVASLCLTNGLLNEDFRKYLTTKPVWTMQEIQNVAREYINDEEVSQVVAANKRQPTYSNARPSGGGERSKEHSRDGGSAKTFKPFPRVGKFTNYTPLAAPIVEVFQQIADKGILSKPRQLKDRMGGNKSLYCDYHKGYGHKTQDCFDLKDALEQAIREGKLVVFSNLIREPRRRDRSTHDKSCAVRQRREPEEDSERGLTVVNVVIGRVVPPDRNRLARRTPRS, via the coding sequence ATGGGGGCAACCCCTTTCTACCACTCGATCCTTGGAGTACGACTGCCGAAGCACTTTGATAAGTCGATAGATATGAGGTACGACGGTACTCAAGATCCCCAggaacatctaacggccttcgaggccaggatgaacctggaaggggtaGGCGACGAAGTAAGGTGTCGGGCTTTCCCGGTAACCTTAGCTGGGCCGGCGATTCGTTGGTTCAATGTCCTCTCCCAAGGCTCCATAACCACGTTTGTCGACATCAGTCGCGCCTTCTTAGCCCAGTTCACCACGCGTATCGCCAAAGCGAAACACCCGATTAATCTGCTAGGAGTGACACAACGAACCGGCGAGCCGACCAGGAAGTACCTGAACAGATTCAATGATAAGTGCCTGAAGATTGATGGCCTAACCGATTTGGTGGCCAGTTTGTGCTTAACCAATGGGCTACTAAATGAGGATTTCAGAAAATACCTTACCACCAAACCCGTCTGGACAATGCAGGAAATTCAGAACGTAGCCAGGGAATATATCAATGATGAAGAAGTAAGTCAGGTCGTGgcagccaataaacggcagccaaCATACTCTAATGCCCGCCCATCCGGCGGCGGGGAAAGGTCTAAGGAACACTCCAGAGACGGAGGATCGGCCAAGACTTTCAAGCCCTTTCCCCGTgttgggaagttcaccaactacacccccctaGCGGCTCCAATCGTCGAGGTCTTTCAGCAGATCGCCGACAAGGGCatcttgtcgaagccccgacAACTCAAGGATAGGATGGGAGGAAACAAGAGCCTCTATTGTGATTATCATAAGGGTTATGgccacaagacccaagactgttTTGACCTGAAAGACGCCCTGGAGCAAGCCATTCGGGAAGGAAAGTTGGTTGTGTTCTCCAACCTAATAAGGGAACCAAGGAGGAGGGACCGATCAACTCATGACAAAAGCTGCGCCGTAAGGCAAAGACGGGAACCTGAGGAGGACAGTGAGCGTGGCCTTACTGTGGTAAATGTGGTGATTGGAAGGGTCGTCCCCCCAGATCGAAATCGACTAGCAAGAAGGACACCAAGGTCTTAG
- the LOC107613863 gene encoding UDP-glucose flavonoid 3-O-glucosyltransferase 7-like codes for MGAFDLDEGSLRLHFIPYPSPGHMIPLCDIARLFSSRGHHVTILTTPSNAHTLHKFISHRLRLHTVHFPSRQLGLPDGVENLAAVNNVEDSVKVHEAAMLLRGPMERFLERNPPDCIVADFFFPWVHDVATKLRIPRLVFNGFSLFAVCAMHSIYANPIESYSNSDPNVVRDLPHRITLNATPPTVLIDSTKPLLEMELKSHGIIVNNFAELDGEEYIQHYEKTTGHKAWHVGPVSLICRTAEEKTERGQESVVSAHKCLSWLNSKRANSVLYICFGSINQFSDKQLYEIACAVEASGCDFVWVVPEKKGKENESEEEKAKWMPKGFEKRNMTKGMIIRGWAPQVLILGHLSVGAFLTHCGWNSTVEAVSAGVPMIMWPVHDEQFYNEKLISEVHGIGVEVGAEEWNFIGFVVKKKVVGRESIEKAVRKLMDGGDEAEKIRQRARELGKKARAAVEEGGSSHKNLTSLIDELKRLRDSSS; via the coding sequence ATGGGTGCCTTTGATCTTGATGAAGGTTCGTTGAGGCTTCACTTCATTCCGTACCCATCACCGGGCCACATGATCCCTCTCTGCGACATAGCAAGGCTCTTCTCCTCACGTGGACATCACGTGACCATCCTCACCACCCCTTCCAACGCCCATACCCTCCATAAATTCATCTCCCACCGCCTCCGCCTCCACACCGTCCACTTCCCTTCCCGCCAGCTCGGACTCCCTGATGGCGTCGAAAACCTCGCCGCCGTCAACAATGTTGAGGACTCCGTCAAGGTCCACGAAGCCGCCATGCTGCTCCGCGGACCAATGGAGCGCTTCTTGGAGCGAAACCCACCCGATTGCATtgtggcagatttcttcttcCCATGGGTGCATGACGTGGCAACCAAGCTTCGTATCCCGAGGCTTGTCTTCAACGGCTTCTCCCTCTTCGCCGTATGCGCCATGCACTCCATCTACGCTAACCCTATCGAATCCTATTCCAATTCCGATCCCAATGTCGTTCGTGACCTGCCACACCGTATCACTCTCAACGCAACACCACCGACAgtgttgattgattcaacaaagcCACTGCTCGAGATGGAGCTCAAAAGCCATGGCATCATCGTCAACAACTTCGCCGAACTAGATGGAGAAGAGTATATCCAACACTACGAGAAAACCACGGGGCACAAGGCGTGGCATGTTGGCCCTGTGTCTCTGATCTGCAGAACCGCCGAAGAGAAAACGGAGAGGGGTCAAGAGAGCGTGGTGAGCGCGCATAAGTGCCTGAGTTGGCTCAACTCGAAGCGAGCGAACTCGGTACTCTACATATGCTTCGGGAGTATTAACCAGTTCTCGGATAAGCAGCTATACGAGATAGCGTGCGCGGTGGAAGCGTCGGGTTGCGATTTCGTCTGGGTGGTGCCGGAGAAGAAAGGGAAGGAGAATGAGAGCGAGGAGGAGAAGGCCAAGTGGATGCCGAAGGGTTTTGAGAAGAGGAACATGACCAAAGGGATGATTATAAGAGGGTGGGCCCCGCAGGTTTTGATACTAGGCCACCTCTCAGTGGGAGCGTTTCTTACGCATTGTGGGTGGAACTCCACCGTGGAGGCAGTGAGCGCTGGGGTTCCGATGATTATGTGGCCGGTGCATGATGAACAGTTTTATAATGAGAAGCTTATAAGTGAGGTGCATGGGATTGGGGTGGAGGTTGGTGCAGAGGAGTGGAATTTTATTGGTTTTGTGGTGAAGAAGAAGGTGGTGGGAAGAGAGAGCATAGAGAAAGCTGTGAGGAAGCTGATGGATGGTGGTGATGAAGCGGAGAAAATCAGACAACGTGCAAGAGAGCTTGGGAAGAAGGCTAGAGCAGCTGTTGAGGAAGGTGGATCGTCACATAAGAATCTGACGTCTCTCATTGATGAACTTAAACGGTTAAGAGACTCTTCAAGCTAA
- the LOC107613873 gene encoding uncharacterized protein LOC107613873, which produces MAAVMAEVPLVADGEFAVGMKFSSREAVIKVMKEYAIRRSVDYQVYESEPMTFYAKCTQYREECDWLIGVSMISRKYCWVIRRFNGSHTCTRATISQDHSKLDSNTIAEAIKPLVEADPSLKIKSVIAEVQSKFNYTVSYRKVWLAKQKSVEKIFGGWEVLYEALPIWFEAMCHKEPSAIVHFETMPTYQGDDLVDGTHLYGKYKGYLLVAVSQDDNNNIVPIAFAIVEGETSDAWHFFLSSLRQHVVTRDGVGLISDRHESINAAVARRYLRTVHEYEVRYQRLRERGETYTNWLN; this is translated from the exons ATGGCTGCCGTCATGGCAGAAGTCCCTCTTGTTGCAGATGGTGAATTTGCTGTGGGGATGAAATTCAGTTCAAGGGAAGCTGTTATTAAGGTGATGAAAGAGTATGCCATCCGGAGAAGTGTAGACTATCAGGTGTATGAGTCAGAGCCGATGACCTTTTATGCCAAGTGTACACAGTATAGGGAGGAGTGTGATTGGCTTATCGGGGTTAGCATGATCAGCAGAAAGTACTGTTGGGTTATTAGGAGGTTTAATGGTAGTCACACCTGTACCAGAGCCACCATTTCTCAGGATCATTCGAAGCTGGATTCTaacacaattgcagaagcaataaagccattGGTTGAGGCTGACCCCTCCTTAAAGATAAAATCAGTTATTGCAGAAGTGCAATCGAAGTTCAATTACACCGTCAGTTATCGGAAAGTatggttggctaagcaaaagtcagtagaaaaaatatttggaggttgggaaGTATTGTACGAAGCTTTGCCGAtttggtttgaggccatgtgtcataaGGAGCCATCAGCTATCGTCCATTTTGAGACTATGCCTACATACCAAGGCGATGACTTG GTGGATGGGACTCACTTGTACGGAAAGTATAAGGGTTATTTGTTAGTGGCAGTATCACAGGATGATAACAACAATATCGTCCCAATTGCATTTGCTATtgtggagggagagacttctgatgcGTGGCACTTTTTCCTTAGTAGCCTGCGACAACATGTTGTGACTCGGGATGGTGTGGGGCTGATATCCGACCGACACGAATCCATCAATGCAGCTGTGGCTCGCA GGTATTTGAGGACGGTGCATGAGTACGAAGTGCGTTATCAGCGGTTACGAGAACGGGGCGAGACTTACACTAACTGGTTAAATTGA